One window of the Babesia microti strain RI chromosome IV, complete genome genome contains the following:
- a CDS encoding conserved Plasmodium protein, unknown function (overlaps_old_locusTagID:BBM_III07530): MAGDNEPEEQEKDAEKVASYHKHNVKNDLNKKINDVSEKPTGESEYKLTENDKEKQFKDGKGDEKEKSAPETSEKEECELKSMKRVLPDSSLLNGTNTFETPFSSIAKKVTEDSFFSRIETNRSGKFEGSFESENDKPKGNQYTIVNTSAFGNDDVPLYEGKCAKIAVFKTGEIREWGQSTMTRFNIIRNEKSGVHRLVCFQTGTGRLQLNTEINDNMKIQKIRDKIIIFMGRDTKNQSILVPYKMSFPDKCSRDSFHDKLLSYSNGH; the protein is encoded by the exons ATGGCGGGGGATAATGAGCCAGAGGAGCAAGAGAAAGACGCCGAAAAAGTGGCTTCTTATCATAAACACAATGTTAAGAATGActtaaataaaaaaattaacgATGTTTCTGAGAAACCTACTGGCGAAAGTGAGTACAAGCTTACTGAAAATGATAAGGAAAAGCAGTTTAAAGATGGAAAGGGAGATGAAAAAG AAAAATCAGCACCAGAAACATCTGAAAAAGAAGAATGTGAGCTTAAATCTATGAA GCGTGTACTTCCTGATTCATCCCTTCTCAATGGGACTAATACTTTTGAAACGCCATTCTCATCAATT gCCAAAAAAGTTACAGAGGATTCATTCTTTAGCAGGATTGAAACAAACAGATCTGGGAAGTTCGAAGGTTCATTTGAAAGTGAGAATGATAAGCCTAAGGGGAATCAATATACAATAGTCAATACATCAG CATTTGGGAATGATGATGTACCGTTGTACGAAGGC AAGTGTGCTAAAATAGCTGTTTTTAAAACGGGGGAAATCCGAGAATGGGGCCAATCTACTATGACCCgtttcaatatcatcagaAATGAG AAATCTGGAGTTCATAGGCTGGTTTGTTTCCAGACGGGAACTGGGCGACTCCAATTAAACACCGAAATCAATGATAATATGAagatacaaaaaataagggataaaattattattttcatgGGAAGAGATACGA AAAACCAATCCATTCTTGTACCATACAAAATGTCGTTTCCAGATAAATGCTCGAGAGATTCTTTTCACGACAAATTACTTTCTTATTCCAACGGGCATTAA